The Patescibacteria group bacterium DNA segment GATATCTTTGAACATTAAATCGTCAAGCCATTTGCTATTGAAAATAATCTCGGCTGGATTATCACCGTCAAATTTTAAAATTTTACTGGCCTGCTCTTGGTATAATTTAGCATTTTCCAGGACTTGCTGATGGGTTAAGGGTTTGCGAGTGGCGAGCTTATCACTCGGGTCGCCAATCCGAGCGGTGAAGTCACCAATCAGCATAATCACCTGATGGCCCAATTCTTGAAATTTTTGCAGGTTTTTTAGATTGACCGCGTGGCCAATGTGCAAACTGGGTCCAGTGGGGTCAATCCCCAGATAAACTTTAAGTTTTTTGCCGGATTGCAATAGTTTTAATAAAAATTCTCGCGAGGGGTAAATATTTTCTATTCCCCGGCTTAAAAATTCTTCAATTTTCTTTTTATCAATAATAATCTGATTTGTTTTAATGCTTTCATGTTTTAATGATTTCATGTCGCAGGATTTACTTTTAGGCATAAGTTTGGTATAAT contains these protein-coding regions:
- the tyrS gene encoding tyrosine--tRNA ligase; this encodes MKSLKHESIKTNQIIIDKKKIEEFLSRGIENIYPSREFLLKLLQSGKKLKVYLGIDPTGPSLHIGHAVNLKNLQKFQELGHQVIMLIGDFTARIGDPSDKLATRKPLTHQQVLENAKLYQEQASKILKFDGDNPAEIIFNSKWLDDLMFKDI